A stretch of Tigriopus californicus strain San Diego chromosome 11, Tcal_SD_v2.1, whole genome shotgun sequence DNA encodes these proteins:
- the LOC131889967 gene encoding uncharacterized protein LOC131889967, which yields MGRPLGSLFLVLIFGCSDTGSYAIGSDLRCPPGYLVFGQRIYQESQPNRLDPNLDRFQYCVYCKHNSPFSSHLEVCTDHGLWPSLKFLESATFLALSSASSLSPPVPPLPSKLSGSNGRDYYWYIASESGYLERTSSSCSFYDHALSFPLMGRVLECRQRVCGVRFLGAVQILSDLQSELEWIACPDSQEAKDEPPFLEDDVICHEGPLKGIVLTHYDSVIEGKHFVRSCGLCPNNSHVCRNEYNPMESDYNTYYRCLSEPCLNKELKVRNAHHSSTNESVSNVDWCGFRTNGEYASLPADITDFILLPCQSREKKMTDGLTLDYLHLILAISTLMGLMICLALVCQLVKNKQRSVLYELPDQ from the exons ATGGGACGGCCATTGGGATCGCTCTTCTTGGTTCTTATCTTCGGTTGTAGTGACACGGGAAGCTATGCGATTGGATCCGATTTGAGATGTCCTCCAGGATATCTTGTGTTCGGTCAACGAATCTACCAAG AATCACAGCCCAATCGTCTTGACCCGAATTTGGACCGCTTTCAGTATTGTGTATATTGCAAGCACAACTCGCCCTTCTCCAGTCACTTGGAGGTGTGCACCGACCATGGTCTGTGGCCTTCATTGAAATTCCTGGAATCTGCCACTTTCCTCGCCTTGTCCTCTGCGTCTTCATTATCGCCGCCAGTGCCACCCTTGCCCTCAAAATTGAGCGGATCTAATGGACGTGATTACTACTGGTACATTGCGTCAGAGTCGGGGTATTTAGAGAGGACTTCTAGCTCTTGCTCATTCTACGACCATGCCCTCAGTTTTCCCTTGATGGGTCGAGTGCTGGAATGCAGACAAAGGGTTTGTGGGGTGAGATTCCTGGGGGCCGTCCAAATTCTGTCGGATCTCCAGTCAGAGTTGGAGTGGATTGCTTGTCCTGACAGCCAAGAAGCGAAAGACGAACCACCCTTTTTGGAAGATGATGTGATCTGCCATGAAGGTCCTTTAAAGGGCATTGTATTAACGCACTACGATTCGGTAATAGAGGGCAAGCACTTTGTGCGGTCTTGTGGCCTGTGTCCAAATAACAGCCATGTTTGTAGGAACGAGTACAATCCGATGGAATCGGATTATAACACATACTACCGATGCTTAAGCGAACCTTGTCTAAACAAGGAGCTCAAGGTCAGGAATGCTCACCATTCCTCCACGAATGAATCTGTATCCAATGTGGATTGGTGTGGCTTCAGGACCAACGGAGAGTACGCCTCTTTACCTGCGGATATTAcggatttcattttgttgcccTGCCAATCCCGGGAGAAGAAAATGACGGACGGCTTGACATTGGATTATCTTCATTTGATTCTGGCCATTTCAACTTTAATGGGCCTCATGATATGCCTAGCTTTGGTTTGTCAGCTGGTGAAGAACAAGCAAAGAAGCGTTCTATACGAGCTTCCCGATCAGTGA